Proteins from a genomic interval of Sphingobacterium sp. SYP-B4668:
- the miaA gene encoding tRNA (adenosine(37)-N6)-dimethylallyltransferase MiaA produces MKKIITILGPTASGKTALAVQVARHIGAEIISADSRQVYRRMDIGTGKDLLEYQDVPYHLIDICEPGDKYHLGQFIQDFQQAHQQILARNKYTILCGGTGLYLQSIIQHNKYALTPIIEGFKDQLIKCPKEDLINTLSHYTIPSDFRIDTSTNKRIVRAIEILEFLKIHPNHSLQQSPPQSIVFGLNPPAEARRKQISIRLHDRLKQGLIQEVTHLLAQGLRHEDLQYYGLEYKYTSLYLLGEINEAYFIDKLETEIHRYAKRQMTYFRKMEKDGIHIHWISST; encoded by the coding sequence ATGAAGAAAATTATCACCATACTCGGACCCACCGCTTCCGGCAAGACCGCCCTCGCCGTCCAAGTTGCCAGGCATATTGGTGCCGAAATTATAAGTGCAGATTCCAGACAAGTGTATCGTCGAATGGACATTGGCACAGGAAAAGACCTTTTAGAATATCAAGATGTACCCTATCATCTTATTGACATTTGTGAACCAGGAGATAAATATCACCTCGGCCAATTCATACAAGACTTCCAACAAGCCCATCAACAAATATTAGCGCGCAATAAATACACTATTCTATGTGGCGGCACGGGTTTATACCTACAAAGCATTATCCAGCACAACAAATATGCTCTAACTCCCATTATCGAAGGTTTCAAAGATCAACTTATTAAGTGCCCCAAAGAAGACCTAATAAATACGTTATCCCATTACACCATTCCCTCGGATTTCCGCATTGACACCTCTACTAATAAAAGAATCGTTCGTGCTATTGAGATTCTCGAATTTTTAAAAATCCACCCCAATCATTCCCTTCAACAATCCCCTCCACAATCGATTGTATTTGGATTGAATCCTCCCGCAGAAGCAAGACGAAAGCAAATCAGCATCCGTCTACACGATCGTTTGAAGCAAGGACTTATACAAGAAGTTACCCATTTACTCGCGCAAGGATTACGACACGAAGATTTGCAGTATTATGGGTTAGAATACAAATATACCTCTCTGTACCTCCTTGGAGAGATAAATGAAGCCTATTTTATAGACAAGCTCGAGACAGAGATACACCGCTACGCCAAACGACAGATGACCTATTTCAGAAAGATGGAAAAGGACGGCATACACATTCACTGGATTTCCTCCACCTAG
- a CDS encoding Rne/Rng family ribonuclease: MVKELIIDSTPDKGVTIALLQDKQLVELNKEQANNNFAVGDIYLGRIKKIMPGLNAAFVDVGYEKDAFLHYLDLGPQVQSLLKLTRIVKNGSYQEKLLNSLKLEKDIDKAGKISDILSRNVLLPVQIAKEPISTKGPRLSSDLSIAGRFVVLVPFSSTVSISKRIKGSAERTRLKKIVEGIKPANFGVIIRTVSEGKGVDELQKDLLDLISKWELFTKRLKSAEPPQKVLGEMDRASTILRDILTDEFTHIYVNDPVIYEETKSYVQEISPDLEKIVKLYKHKEPIFEHFGVEKQIKASFGKTVNLQGGAYLVIEHTEALHVVDVNSGNRTANKENQEDNALLVNKEAAREIARQLRLRDMGGIVVIDFIDMHKPTNRKELFTYLRECMLVDRARHTILPPSKFGLVQITRQRVRPEMSVVTNEKCPTCDGTGEIRSSIVLMDDIESNLSFILQEQNDKGITLCVHPYIEAYIKSGFVSKRWKWLMKYGRWIKVKSIASYSLTEFHFFNAKDEEIKL; the protein is encoded by the coding sequence TTGGTAAAGGAATTAATTATCGATTCTACCCCAGATAAAGGGGTAACTATTGCTTTACTACAGGACAAACAGCTTGTTGAATTAAACAAGGAACAGGCAAACAACAATTTTGCTGTTGGAGATATTTATCTGGGAAGGATAAAGAAAATCATGCCTGGACTTAATGCTGCTTTCGTAGATGTAGGTTACGAAAAGGATGCATTCTTGCATTATTTGGACCTTGGTCCTCAAGTGCAATCTTTGCTCAAGCTTACCCGTATAGTAAAGAATGGCAGCTATCAAGAGAAGTTGCTCAATAGTTTAAAGTTAGAAAAGGACATCGATAAGGCAGGCAAAATTTCGGATATCTTGAGCCGAAATGTACTATTGCCTGTTCAGATAGCCAAAGAGCCTATCTCTACAAAAGGTCCACGATTGAGCTCGGATTTGTCGATCGCTGGAAGGTTTGTGGTATTGGTCCCTTTCTCAAGTACAGTTTCTATTTCGAAGCGAATCAAAGGAAGTGCTGAAAGGACACGTCTTAAGAAAATAGTCGAGGGAATAAAGCCGGCTAATTTTGGCGTAATCATCCGGACAGTATCCGAAGGAAAAGGTGTTGATGAATTGCAGAAAGATTTATTAGACCTGATTTCGAAATGGGAATTATTTACCAAACGCCTTAAATCTGCTGAACCTCCCCAGAAGGTATTGGGCGAGATGGATAGAGCTTCTACCATCTTACGCGATATCTTGACGGACGAGTTTACGCATATATATGTTAATGACCCCGTCATCTACGAGGAAACAAAATCGTATGTGCAGGAGATATCGCCTGATTTGGAGAAGATAGTAAAGCTTTATAAGCATAAGGAACCTATCTTTGAACATTTCGGTGTAGAGAAACAAATTAAGGCCTCTTTTGGTAAGACGGTCAATCTGCAAGGGGGTGCCTACTTGGTAATAGAGCACACAGAGGCCCTGCACGTTGTTGATGTCAATAGCGGAAACCGGACTGCCAATAAAGAAAATCAAGAAGATAACGCGTTGTTGGTCAATAAAGAAGCTGCACGCGAAATAGCAAGACAACTGCGTCTGCGGGATATGGGAGGGATAGTGGTAATCGACTTTATCGATATGCATAAACCAACCAATCGGAAGGAACTGTTTACCTACCTTAGGGAATGTATGCTGGTCGATCGCGCAAGACACACTATATTGCCGCCGAGCAAATTTGGCTTGGTGCAAATCACACGGCAACGTGTGCGCCCAGAAATGAGCGTAGTGACAAATGAAAAATGTCCGACCTGCGATGGGACGGGCGAAATCCGATCAAGCATCGTCTTAATGGACGATATTGAAAGTAACTTGAGTTTTATCCTTCAGGAGCAAAACGATAAGGGAATAACATTATGTGTGCACCCTTATATAGAGGCCTACATCAAATCTGGTTTTGTGTCGAAGAGATGGAAGTGGTTAATGAAGTACGGACGATGGATAAAAGTTAAATCCATAGCTTCTTACAGCTTAACCGAGTTTCACTTCTTCAATGCTAAGGATGAAGAAATTAAGTTATAA
- a CDS encoding tetratricopeptide repeat protein: MKNTKQIVVVALVVLLVGALLAQPISGLVDGKEEASRTASTGASSVISLDEISQSAKQGLDANIIQEIADLEAKIEKASDDEKVDLYQQLAQKWDDVAKPAPQALVYEEMAKISPKFEYWLKAGQAYRAAYTNLQDTTLAMELNKSAIHAFEEATKLDGANLDAKTGLGAAMVTGTNNPMSGIAILREVIAKEPKNLEANKTLGLFSLQSRQFDKAVERFKTVIELKPDAESYFYLATGYENIGMKSDAIAAFQKSKELASDPSLSQFIDKRIEELSK; the protein is encoded by the coding sequence ATGAAAAACACCAAACAGATTGTCGTCGTAGCCCTCGTTGTTCTTCTTGTAGGAGCATTGTTGGCACAGCCAATCAGTGGTTTGGTAGATGGAAAAGAAGAAGCATCGCGTACAGCAAGTACCGGGGCTTCTTCTGTTATTAGTCTTGATGAAATTTCCCAATCTGCTAAACAAGGATTGGATGCCAATATCATTCAGGAGATTGCTGATTTGGAAGCAAAAATCGAAAAAGCATCGGATGATGAAAAGGTTGACCTCTATCAACAATTGGCACAAAAGTGGGATGACGTTGCAAAGCCTGCTCCTCAAGCATTGGTTTATGAGGAAATGGCTAAGATTTCTCCAAAATTTGAATACTGGTTGAAAGCGGGACAAGCTTACCGTGCGGCCTATACGAACCTTCAAGATACGACCTTGGCGATGGAGCTAAATAAAAGTGCAATCCATGCATTTGAAGAAGCGACTAAGCTGGATGGTGCTAACCTTGATGCTAAAACTGGTTTGGGGGCTGCAATGGTAACAGGTACGAATAATCCAATGTCCGGTATTGCAATTTTAAGAGAGGTTATAGCAAAAGAGCCTAAAAATTTAGAAGCTAACAAAACGTTGGGATTGTTTTCATTGCAATCTCGTCAATTTGACAAAGCAGTAGAACGTTTCAAGACGGTAATCGAATTGAAACCGGATGCGGAGTCATATTTTTATCTAGCCACGGGCTATGAAAACATTGGGATGAAGAGTGATGCTATCGCTGCTTTTCAAAAAAGCAAAGAACTGGCTTCTGATCCTTCTCTCTCTCAGTTCATCGATAAACGTATCGAAGAATTAAGTAAGTAA
- a CDS encoding HU family DNA-binding protein — protein MTKAEIIAEISNKTGLEKVDVQETVEAFFKVVKNAMIGGENVYVRGFGSFVVKKRAEKTARNISKNTAIIIPEHFVPSFKPAKVFVEKVKNGNK, from the coding sequence ATGACTAAAGCAGAAATTATCGCGGAAATCTCTAACAAAACGGGTTTAGAGAAGGTAGATGTACAAGAGACAGTTGAAGCATTCTTCAAGGTGGTTAAAAACGCTATGATCGGCGGAGAAAATGTTTATGTAAGAGGTTTCGGAAGTTTTGTAGTGAAAAAAAGAGCTGAAAAAACTGCAAGAAACATTTCAAAAAACACAGCAATCATTATTCCTGAACACTTTGTTCCAAGCTTCAAACCAGCAAAGGTTTTTGTAGAGAAAGTTAAAAACGGGAATAAATAA
- a CDS encoding aminotransferase class I/II-fold pyridoxal phosphate-dependent enzyme, which translates to MNTFRQLSQPTGRSIQMEDDEYLFFGGTAYLGLLNHAAYIELYVEGIRKLGLNNGTSRNNNVQLGIYGEAESVVASRFGFEDAILLSSGYLAGQLTVKGLVEKGEILYAPHSHPALWLGGNPRRGGAFEDWIADTVRYINGSSETSFVLISNAMDNMTPMMYDFGLLRDIDVCKKITLLLDDSHGIGVVNFNRPSVDIAHLPEHIEVLVVASLAKGMGTDAGVIFGKKATISELRRSTFFTGASPGAPAAIYALLHGEQIYGDQFEKLQRNISQFANLAGSQLNHTAQFAVFTSGDAELYDYLVRNKILISSFPYPLEDDPLLNRIVISGQHRQGDLERLAGLVNVFY; encoded by the coding sequence ATGAATACTTTTAGACAGTTAAGTCAACCTACGGGACGATCGATTCAGATGGAAGATGATGAGTATTTGTTTTTCGGAGGAACGGCCTATCTAGGCTTATTGAATCACGCGGCATATATTGAGTTGTACGTGGAGGGTATTCGGAAATTAGGTCTTAATAATGGAACCTCTAGGAACAACAATGTGCAGTTGGGGATATATGGCGAAGCGGAGTCTGTAGTGGCGTCGCGATTTGGATTTGAGGATGCAATTTTGTTATCTAGCGGCTATCTCGCTGGCCAGCTTACGGTGAAAGGATTGGTTGAAAAGGGAGAAATTTTGTATGCTCCTCACAGTCATCCTGCACTATGGTTGGGGGGCAATCCAAGAAGAGGTGGTGCTTTTGAAGATTGGATAGCGGATACTGTTCGTTATATCAATGGTTCTTCCGAAACTTCGTTTGTGCTAATCAGCAATGCGATGGACAATATGACGCCGATGATGTACGATTTCGGATTACTCCGAGATATCGATGTTTGTAAAAAAATAACCTTGCTGTTGGATGATTCGCATGGGATAGGTGTGGTGAATTTTAATAGACCATCGGTAGATATTGCTCATTTGCCCGAGCATATCGAAGTGCTGGTCGTGGCTTCACTTGCGAAGGGGATGGGGACTGATGCTGGGGTTATATTTGGAAAGAAAGCGACAATCTCAGAACTTAGGCGGTCTACTTTTTTTACAGGGGCATCTCCTGGGGCACCTGCTGCGATATATGCGCTATTGCACGGAGAACAAATATATGGGGATCAATTCGAAAAGCTTCAGCGTAATATTTCACAATTCGCAAATTTGGCGGGAAGTCAACTGAACCATACAGCTCAGTTTGCTGTATTTACTTCTGGGGATGCTGAATTGTACGACTATTTGGTTAGGAACAAGATATTGATATCAAGTTTCCCCTATCCACTGGAGGATGATCCCTTGCTGAACCGCATTGTAATCAGTGGCCAGCATCGGCAAGGGGATTTGGAACGATTGGCCGGCTTGGTCAATGTCTTTTACTGA
- a CDS encoding S41 family peptidase codes for MIKVFLCSLGLSFGSLLGAHAQSPVSFLSYPTLSPDGNTVVFSYDGDLWRVPSEGGLALRLTAMSGNEIAPRISPDGKWLAFSSSQNGNMDVYTMPMEGGDIKQLTYHDAGDEVDSWSWDSQSIYFTSSRYNRFTSYRVNIGGGTAERLFPHYFNTIHNVVESPKGELLFNDSWESYSSANRKRYKGAFNPDILSYNLKSKVFKQYTDYEGKDFWASVDLKGNIYFASDEGSDEFNLYTFANDKKVALTKFSTSIKRPVVSANGAKVVFEKDYQLFVYDVETKKTIQPKISLSRNQVLGKQQEFDIKDNVSYLDVSVDGKKMAFVSRGELFVSDIDGKFVRQMPSHGERVMEVSWLKDNKTLLYSQTYEGYLNWFTTTADGKGGEKQLTQDHRNNRDIAFNKERTQAVYLSGRDEVRLLDLTSLKSKTIVKDEIWAFQNSSPSFSPDGEYVLFTAYRNFEQDILVHHLKTNSTINLTNTGVSETSPAWSPDGKYIYFASNRTKPSYPTGMQNARIYRMALEDFDEDYRSAKFDELFDESSNTKRDSTAVKKNGQDKKDETKAASTIKPMVMIDTQGLMDRITLASPAFGSQYNPSVFKKGDKTYLFFSSNHEGRGALYRTVMEPFVPNKTEKVVDGGVNSFFESGGKYYALSRGGIQKYNLEANKLDKVEVSLKFQRNLEKEFAQMFYETWAGIEENFYDGTFHGVDWEGIKRRYEAYLPNINNRSDLRILLNDMLGELNASHLGFNSSGPEERRNFVYVTNETGILYDQKDPYKVSQIIQRGPAGRKGVDVKVGDQLVEINGRKLDKSMDRDFYFTQPSLAEELELTFVRDGKKVKTNIRPQSTTTQREQLYDEWIKGNRSRVDALSKNRIAYSHMKNMGGEQLEQFLLDMAEQENNKEAIILDLRYNTGGNVHDEVLRFLSQRPYLHWQYRDGKRSPQSNFAPAAKPIVLLINEQSLSDAEMTAAGFKELKLGKIIGTETYRWIIFTSAKGLVDGSMYRVPAWGCYTLDGKDLELTGVSPDIAVRNTFVDRIEERDPQLERAIQEIINDLK; via the coding sequence ATGATAAAAGTTTTTCTGTGTTCATTGGGACTTTCTTTCGGTAGTCTGCTTGGGGCTCACGCTCAATCACCGGTCTCATTTTTGTCTTATCCTACACTAAGTCCAGATGGAAATACCGTTGTGTTTAGTTACGATGGAGACCTGTGGCGGGTACCTTCTGAAGGGGGGCTCGCTCTACGTTTGACTGCGATGTCAGGAAACGAAATTGCACCAAGGATATCTCCCGATGGGAAGTGGCTTGCTTTCTCCTCAAGTCAAAATGGAAATATGGATGTCTATACGATGCCGATGGAGGGAGGAGATATCAAGCAATTGACGTATCACGATGCTGGAGATGAAGTAGATAGTTGGAGTTGGGATAGTCAATCAATCTATTTTACGTCCTCCCGCTACAATAGGTTTACAAGTTATAGGGTGAATATTGGCGGAGGTACTGCCGAAAGGCTCTTTCCTCATTATTTTAATACCATACACAATGTGGTAGAGTCTCCAAAAGGGGAATTGTTGTTCAACGATTCTTGGGAGAGCTATTCGTCAGCGAATCGAAAACGCTATAAAGGAGCTTTCAATCCTGATATTCTTTCTTATAACCTGAAAAGCAAAGTGTTTAAACAGTATACGGATTATGAAGGCAAAGATTTTTGGGCGAGTGTGGATTTAAAGGGGAATATCTATTTCGCTTCTGATGAAGGGAGCGATGAATTTAACCTTTATACATTTGCGAACGACAAGAAGGTGGCATTGACAAAATTTTCAACCTCAATCAAGCGACCGGTTGTATCGGCAAATGGAGCGAAGGTGGTGTTTGAAAAGGATTACCAACTGTTTGTTTATGATGTCGAAACTAAAAAGACTATACAGCCTAAAATCTCCCTGAGTAGAAATCAGGTTTTAGGGAAGCAGCAGGAATTCGATATCAAAGATAATGTTAGTTATCTGGACGTTTCGGTGGATGGAAAGAAGATGGCATTTGTGTCTAGGGGTGAACTGTTTGTGAGTGATATTGATGGGAAATTTGTTAGACAGATGCCAAGCCACGGTGAAAGAGTAATGGAGGTGAGTTGGTTAAAGGACAACAAGACATTACTCTATAGCCAGACGTACGAGGGGTACTTAAACTGGTTTACGACGACTGCCGATGGAAAAGGTGGAGAGAAACAGCTTACGCAGGACCATCGTAATAATAGAGATATCGCATTTAATAAGGAACGGACGCAGGCGGTATACCTCAGTGGTCGTGATGAAGTGCGCTTGCTGGATTTAACGAGCTTAAAAAGCAAAACTATTGTGAAGGATGAAATTTGGGCTTTTCAAAATTCGTCTCCGTCATTCTCCCCAGATGGCGAATATGTATTGTTCACAGCGTACCGTAATTTTGAGCAGGATATCTTGGTACATCACTTGAAAACAAATAGTACTATTAATTTGACGAACACCGGAGTATCCGAAACTTCGCCTGCTTGGTCGCCAGATGGGAAGTATATTTACTTTGCGAGTAATAGGACGAAGCCCTCCTACCCTACTGGTATGCAAAATGCTAGGATTTATAGGATGGCTTTGGAGGATTTTGATGAAGACTACCGCAGCGCTAAGTTTGATGAGTTGTTTGACGAGTCGAGCAACACGAAGCGCGACTCTACGGCGGTGAAGAAGAATGGTCAAGATAAGAAGGATGAGACGAAGGCTGCCTCAACCATAAAACCGATGGTGATGATAGATACACAAGGGCTAATGGATCGTATTACATTGGCGAGTCCAGCGTTCGGATCGCAGTACAATCCATCTGTATTTAAGAAGGGCGATAAGACGTACCTATTCTTCTCTTCTAATCATGAAGGGCGTGGGGCGCTATATAGGACGGTGATGGAGCCCTTTGTTCCAAATAAGACGGAAAAGGTGGTCGATGGCGGGGTGAATTCTTTTTTTGAATCGGGAGGGAAATATTACGCGTTGAGCCGCGGAGGTATCCAAAAATATAATTTGGAGGCCAATAAGCTTGATAAAGTGGAAGTATCATTGAAATTTCAACGTAATCTGGAAAAGGAGTTTGCACAAATGTTTTACGAAACATGGGCTGGAATTGAGGAAAATTTTTACGACGGAACATTTCACGGAGTGGATTGGGAGGGAATAAAGAGAAGGTATGAGGCTTACCTCCCAAATATCAATAATAGGTCAGACCTTCGGATTCTATTGAACGATATGCTGGGAGAGTTGAATGCCTCACATTTGGGCTTCAATTCGTCTGGTCCTGAGGAGCGAAGAAACTTTGTGTATGTGACGAATGAAACAGGAATATTATATGACCAAAAAGATCCCTATAAGGTGTCGCAAATCATCCAAAGAGGACCTGCGGGGAGAAAGGGTGTGGATGTAAAGGTGGGAGATCAGCTGGTGGAAATAAATGGACGAAAACTGGATAAATCGATGGATCGAGACTTTTACTTTACGCAACCATCCCTTGCGGAGGAATTGGAGTTAACATTCGTTCGTGATGGAAAGAAGGTCAAGACTAATATAAGGCCACAATCTACGACGACGCAAAGGGAACAATTGTATGACGAATGGATTAAGGGAAATCGGTCGAGGGTAGACGCTTTGAGCAAGAACCGAATTGCTTACTCGCATATGAAAAATATGGGCGGGGAGCAGCTGGAGCAATTTTTATTGGACATGGCAGAGCAAGAGAATAATAAGGAAGCTATTATCTTAGATCTTCGTTACAACACTGGAGGCAATGTGCATGACGAGGTGCTGCGGTTTTTGTCACAACGGCCGTATTTACATTGGCAGTATAGGGATGGTAAACGATCGCCGCAGAGTAACTTTGCTCCCGCGGCCAAGCCGATTGTACTGTTGATCAATGAGCAGTCTTTGAGTGATGCTGAGATGACAGCGGCGGGCTTCAAGGAGTTGAAATTGGGAAAAATTATTGGAACAGAGACTTATCGTTGGATTATTTTTACGTCGGCAAAGGGCCTAGTGGATGGCTCGATGTATCGGGTGCCCGCTTGGGGCTGTTATACGTTGGACGGAAAGGACTTGGAATTGACGGGGGTCTCTCCAGACATTGCCGTCAGGAATACCTTTGTGGACCGGATAGAGGAGCGAGATCCTCAACTTGAAAGGGCAATACAGGAAATTATTAATGATTTGAAATAA
- a CDS encoding efflux RND transporter periplasmic adaptor subunit, with amino-acid sequence MKIIVLSIIACTLMLQFACSPKKEEKQEIARYAITSPLIMDTTFTKEYVSQIKSFQNIEIRAQEKGFLQQIYVDEGQFVKAGQLLFRIMPKIYEAEYQKAEAEAKVAEIELQNTRSLVDKDIVSKNEQALAQARLDHANAEKALAKLHLSFTEIRAPFNGTIDRIPKKLGSLIDEGELLTNLSDNRQVFAYFNVSEPEYLDYQTNTKNRGSNTVNLLLANNQLLPNKGLIETIESEFDSETGNIAFRAKFPNPDKLLRNGETGKVLMTLPLTNALVIPQKATYETQDQKYVFIIDKEGVARSKNIQVAYELPDLYVISAGLSQGDKILLEGVQKVKDDQKIQTKFEDPAKVLLSLKLNAE; translated from the coding sequence ATGAAAATAATTGTCCTATCTATAATTGCTTGCACACTTATGCTACAATTTGCTTGCAGTCCTAAGAAAGAAGAAAAACAAGAAATCGCCAGATATGCGATTACCAGCCCCTTAATAATGGACACCACCTTTACCAAGGAGTACGTTTCTCAAATAAAGTCCTTTCAAAACATTGAAATCAGAGCCCAGGAAAAGGGCTTTCTGCAGCAGATATACGTAGACGAAGGACAATTCGTAAAGGCTGGTCAACTTCTGTTTCGGATTATGCCTAAAATATACGAAGCCGAATATCAAAAGGCCGAAGCCGAAGCCAAAGTCGCCGAAATTGAACTGCAGAACACTCGATCCCTTGTTGATAAGGATATCGTATCCAAGAATGAGCAGGCTCTGGCACAAGCAAGGCTAGATCATGCCAACGCCGAGAAAGCTCTAGCTAAGCTACACCTTTCTTTCACCGAGATAAGAGCACCTTTTAACGGCACCATAGACCGCATACCCAAAAAATTAGGAAGCCTGATAGACGAAGGGGAGCTCCTGACCAATTTGTCTGACAATCGACAAGTATTTGCCTATTTCAATGTTTCAGAACCCGAATATCTAGACTATCAAACCAATACTAAAAATAGAGGAAGCAATACTGTCAATCTATTATTAGCGAACAATCAGCTCCTTCCCAATAAAGGTCTTATCGAGACAATAGAAAGCGAGTTCGATAGCGAGACAGGCAATATTGCCTTTCGTGCAAAGTTTCCCAATCCAGATAAATTACTACGAAACGGAGAAACAGGTAAAGTACTTATGACATTGCCCCTCACAAATGCTTTGGTCATTCCTCAGAAAGCAACTTATGAAACCCAAGATCAAAAATATGTGTTCATCATCGATAAAGAAGGTGTGGCAAGGTCCAAAAACATCCAAGTTGCCTATGAACTTCCAGACCTATATGTCATAAGTGCAGGTCTCTCTCAGGGGGATAAGATCCTCTTAGAAGGTGTTCAAAAGGTAAAGGACGATCAAAAAATTCAAACCAAGTTTGAAGATCCTGCAAAAGTTCTTCTATCCCTCAAATTAAACGCAGAGTAA